Proteins found in one Triticum aestivum cultivar Chinese Spring chromosome 4D, IWGSC CS RefSeq v2.1, whole genome shotgun sequence genomic segment:
- the LOC123099965 gene encoding uncharacterized protein has translation MTKLPAAGRPRLTLEDYVLFFTTRSGRDLTVDQLNQILFMHGFKKFYNSNKPVIVDALNSLDLLRPRRATVSINAVAPPPGAAGPSAAQLSTEAVKRDIQDLGWRECPIGSVLSVHAGATSSSSVPLATIRPGSAAVVQRVSPPSTLSASSSLPPAAPGVEGTRKRALRGQGKAATKRKERRMRELLRLPSIEVQDIPDAAGAAQGSSGGIASAV, from the exons ATGACGAAGCTACCGGCGGCCGGTCGGCCGCGGTTGACGCTGGAGGACTACGTCCTCTTCTTCACCACCCGCAGCGGTCGAGACCTTACCGTCGACCAACTCAATCAG ATCCTCTTCATGCACGGCTTCAAGAAGTTCTACAACTCCAACAAG CCGGTGATCGTCGACGCGCTCAACTCGCTCGACCTACTACGCCCGCGCCGCGCCACAGTCAGCATCAACGCCGTGGCGCCCCCGCCGGGCGCCGCGGGCCCCTCCGCGGCCCAGCTCTCCACGGAGGCCGTGAAGCGCGACATCCAGGACCTCGGCTGGCGCGAGTGCCCCATCGGCTCCGTCCTCTCCGTCCACGCcggggcgacctcctcctcctccgtgccgCTCGCCACCATCCGCCCGGGCTCCGCGGCCGTCGTCCAGCGCGTCTCCCCTCCGAGCACACTCAGCGCCTCCTCCAGCCTGCCTCCCGCGGCGCCCGGCGTGGAGGGGACCAGGAAGCGGGCCCTGAGgggccaggggaaggcggcgaccaagagGAAGGAGAGGCGCATGAGGGAGCTGCTCAGGCTCCCGTCCATCGAGGTCCAGGACATTCCcgacgccgccggcgccgcccaggGCAGCAGCGGCGGCATTGCCTCTGCTGTGTGA